A genomic segment from Candidatus Korarchaeum cryptofilum OPF8 encodes:
- a CDS encoding phosphoglycerate kinase: MKTRRVPTLDDLYVENKKVFLRADMNVPIGENGEIMEIEKIKQAAKTLKELIERGASVVVGTHQGRPGSSDFITTEPHAVELSKELGIDVEYVDGVFSSDVRERIKRMKKGDVIMLENLRFMAEENIEGDPKDLVKTHLVQKLAPLFDAYVNDAFQAAHRSQPSLVAFPYLLPSAAGRNMQKMLNEMMELDSIKGRRILVLGGAKVPDKLKVMVHAVRNNKAAEVLTGGLVGMLLALAAGHKLNGKMRKMKDLDLLLPAAREILNEAPGRIFYPVDFLVKLEDGRIENFPVYAIPENAEIIDIGVGTIELYKEKLKGADIAIANGPMGIFEKPESRRGTLEIVSAMEKYAKESVLCGGHLSAAADMVGVKGSKVYTAGGAVMYGLAGLPLPAVDALRESSSK, encoded by the coding sequence ATGAAGACCAGAAGGGTGCCTACTCTCGATGACCTCTACGTCGAGAACAAGAAGGTCTTTTTAAGAGCGGATATGAACGTTCCAATAGGGGAGAACGGTGAAATAATGGAAATTGAGAAGATAAAGCAAGCCGCTAAGACTTTAAAGGAACTAATTGAGAGAGGAGCTTCTGTGGTCGTTGGAACTCATCAAGGGAGGCCTGGAAGCAGCGACTTCATAACTACGGAGCCCCATGCGGTAGAGCTCTCCAAGGAACTCGGCATAGATGTGGAATACGTTGATGGCGTATTCTCAAGCGATGTCAGGGAGAGAATAAAGAGGATGAAGAAGGGAGATGTCATAATGCTCGAGAATTTAAGATTCATGGCTGAGGAGAACATAGAGGGGGATCCCAAAGATTTGGTAAAGACCCATTTAGTTCAGAAGTTAGCTCCTCTATTCGATGCTTATGTTAATGATGCATTTCAGGCCGCCCATAGGAGCCAACCATCTCTAGTAGCTTTCCCATACCTCCTGCCTTCTGCGGCCGGGAGGAACATGCAGAAAATGCTGAATGAGATGATGGAGCTAGATTCAATAAAGGGAAGGAGGATCTTGGTACTAGGAGGTGCTAAGGTCCCGGATAAGCTGAAAGTGATGGTGCATGCTGTCAGGAACAATAAAGCAGCGGAGGTCCTGACCGGGGGGCTGGTCGGCATGCTTTTAGCTCTAGCAGCGGGCCATAAGCTGAACGGGAAGATGAGGAAGATGAAGGATCTGGATCTCCTACTCCCAGCGGCCAGGGAGATTCTGAACGAAGCACCTGGTAGGATCTTCTATCCAGTCGATTTCCTAGTGAAGCTAGAGGATGGTAGGATCGAGAACTTCCCAGTCTACGCAATACCTGAGAATGCCGAGATAATAGATATAGGCGTCGGTACGATAGAGCTATACAAGGAGAAGCTGAAGGGCGCCGATATAGCTATAGCCAACGGACCCATGGGGATATTCGAGAAGCCGGAATCCAGGAGAGGAACTCTCGAGATAGTAAGCGCGATGGAAAAATATGCTAAGGAATCCGTCCTCTGCGGTGGACATCTCAGCGCAGCAGCCGATATGGTAGGGGTGAAGGGGAGCAAAGTTTACACAGCTGGAGGCGCTGTTATGTACGGTCTCGCTGGCCTTCCCTTGCCAGCTGTCGATGCCCTGAGGGAGAGCTCATCTAAATGA